The Mus caroli chromosome 9, CAROLI_EIJ_v1.1, whole genome shotgun sequence DNA window ggggatagcatttcaaatgtaaatgaagaaaatatctaataaaaaattaacgttaataataataataatattcagtAGCTTTACAACTAGAACTAGACAGGCCAGGATCTGGTGAATTCCTCACTTCTGTAATAAAATCTCCATGAAGCTTCCAATAAACATTTCCTGTGGTCTCACATCCccaagcaaaaaaagaaaagaaaaatcaaatcttgtatctcaaaatcaaataaaaaaatcagcaaatgacctttaaaacaaaaaacaaaaacaaaaaccaaaaaaaaaaaaaacaaaaaaaacccatgtgGAGTAACAGTGTATCTAATAATTAAACTGTCTTAAACATCAGACAAAATATGTTTTAGCAAGTGTTTGCAATCTATAGTTTTCCAACCCTGGTTCAGAACTATAAGCTTCTCTATGTCTAAAGCTGAATAGAATCACTGATTATCTACATAGACTTGAATAGGATTAATTCACCCAATTGTATGATATCAACTTTTGTAGATACCCCTACTTTCTATAACTCCATTTCTTTAAGGGTAACACTGTATATGATTTGAGTCAACTCTCCCAAGGCCCTTACAACCCCCCTGTTTTCATTCTGGACAACCAGACCCCACTCATCCTCAGACAGTATAATATACTCTAATACAAGGCCCTAGTAATGTACTCCAAGCTAAATTTGAATGGTGCATTTAAAGTAATTAATGTATGACATTCATTTAATACAtttagctttaaaattatttaccaCCCAGACCTTCATGGAATAAATGAACAATTCCGTGTTATCTGAGGTTTCAAGGTAAGAAAACTAAAAcccaagggaagggaagagggttCTCGATGTATTACCAAGTACTTCCGCTTATCAGGATCCTGTACTACGGGGACATTACTAGCAATTAAGCAAAATTCCAAAGGGTCTGCCGCTAACAAAGCCCAGTGAAATTTATTTATACTTAGAAAGCTAATTGCCCCCAGTGGAAAATGCAGAGATGATCCCAGCACCCCCTTAACTCCTACTCCATTGAGACTACAGGAAGAAAGAACTTGCTTAACAGAAAGCAAGCCCCAGAGGCCCAAACCAAGGGATCCCTCAGCCAGTAGCATCGCAAAGGCTATAAGGGTGAAGCAGAAAGAGCATAGTCTCACAAGCAAGCAGCACTACCCCTAAAGCTGCAGAAATGGGTCTCTTTAAGGAACAGCAGCATGCGAGAAGCTGGGAGAAACAGCCGGCAGTGGCCTCACTGCAGATTCTCATCTAAGCAGAGTTCATCAGCAGAATCCAAGGCGGAGGGAGAGGTATAGTAATGGAGATCCTTCTGAGATGTAACTTTATTAAATGTTACAGGTTTGGGAAACAGAGGAGACAGCTGAGACCTAAATCCGAACCCTTCAGGGGAGAGACTTTGAGCATTATTCACCAAAGGTCAATCTTGCTGCAGAGTGTTCTGATCCAAATCGTCTTCATAGACAACCTGACCTAGTACAGAAAATGCAGGGTATACTAAACAATGATGACAAGTGTACATGGGCCCTGATACCCCCATTCATGAGCCTTCTTGAGCATTGCACGGACCCCAATGCTGGATACAGTATTGTGCAAACTAGGCTCTGAGAAATACAGAAGGTTGAGAGGGTAAGATTTGCAACAATGGCtgatacttaataaaatactgTAGTAAAAGTTCTGTGTTCTCGCTTTCTTCAAAGAGTAAGATAAGTACTATCTTCAGACCATGGGTGTCTCTAGCTGAAACTAAGGAAAGCAATAAGGAGATTAGCTCATTAGCTTTAATGCTGAGATGTTCCCTGCATGCATATAGAAtctcagtgggggggggggatgatggGGGAGTGGTAAGGAACAAGAGAGTGAttcagaagagaggaggaagaaggacagagagagagaaagagagaagaacggaaagagggagggaaggagaggagggagaaaaccTTTTTTATGCCTGTTTAAGAATAATGGAGAATATATGTACCATGTCTAGAGACTTCACAAGAACGTTGAGCCTTTCCTTCTGCTGTCTTCTGCCAGATGTGATTATCAAGGACATGCAAAGCTGCAACCAAACCTCTGTGTCTCACTTCATTCTGGTGGGCCTGCACCACCCACCTCAGCTCGGGGTACCACTCTTCCTAGCATTCCTTGTCATCTATCTCTTCACTGTCTCTGGCAATGGGCTCATCATCCTCACTGTCTTGGTGGACATCCGGCTCCACCGGCCCATGTACTGGTTCCTATGTCACCTCTCCTTCTTAGACCTGACCATCTCTTCTGCTATTGTCCCAAAGATGCTATCTGGCTTTCTCTTGGATAGTAGAATCATCTCCTTTGGGGGCTGTGTGATTCagctgttttctttccatttcctgggCTGCACTGAATGCTTTCTTTACACACTCATGGCTTATGACCGATTCTTGGCCATCTGCAAGCCTTTACACTATGCTACCATCATGACTCGCAGCGTCTGTAACTACCTTGCTTTGGGCACCTGGATTGGAGGGACTATCCACTCACTTTTCCAAACGAGTTTCATATTCAGGCTGCCTTTCTGCGGCCCAAACAGAGTTGACTACTTCTTCTGTGACATCCCTGCCGTTCTCCGTCTAGTCTGCGCAGACACCACCATCAATGAATTGGTCACCTTTGTAGACATTGGCTTCCTGGCCCTCACCTGCTTTATGCTCATCCTCACTTCCTATGGCTACATCGTGGCTGCCATTCTGCGAATTCGGTCTGCAGATGGGCGCCGCAATGCCTTCTCTACCTGTGCTGCCCACCTCACGGTGGTCATCGTTTACTATGTGCCCTGTACCTTCATTTACCTACGGCCTGGCTCACAGGAGCCACTGGATGGGGTGGTAGCCGTCTTCTACACAGTCATTACTCCCTTGCTTAACCCCATCATCTATACACTACGAAACAAAGAGATGAAGGCAGCTTTGCGGAGGCTGGGAGGCCTCAGGGAGGTGCACCCCTGATGACTTCACCCAACCCAGGATtttcatacacacaagcacaaggaTGAGAGACATTGTGCCAAGTAATTAGGAAGagttaagaagagagagagagagagagagagagagagagagagagagagagaNNNNNNNNNNNNNNNNNNNNNNNNNNNNNNNNNNNNNNNNNNNNNNNNNNNNNNNNNNNNNNNNNNNNNNNNNNNNNNNNNNNNNNNNNNNNNNNNNNNNNNNNNNNNNNNNNNNNNNNNNNNNNNNNNNNNNNNNNNNNNNNNNNNNNNNNNNNNNNNNNNNNNNNNNNNNNNNNNNNNNNNNNNNNNNNNNNNNNNNNNNNNNNNNNNNNNNNNNNNNNNNNNNNNNNNNNNNNNNNNNNNNNNNNNNNNNNNNNNNNNNNNNNNNNNNNNNNNNNNNNNNNNNNNNNNNNNNNNNNagagagagagagagagagagagagagagagagagagagagagagagagagagaaattagtaTAGGAAGGAAAGGACACCTTTTAGAAGAAGAGGGAAC harbors:
- the LOC110302287 gene encoding olfactory receptor 10G6, with translation MQSCNQTSVSHFILVGLHHPPQLGVPLFLAFLVIYLFTVSGNGLIILTVLVDIRLHRPMYWFLCHLSFLDLTISSAIVPKMLSGFLLDSRIISFGGCVIQLFSFHFLGCTECFLYTLMAYDRFLAICKPLHYATIMTRSVCNYLALGTWIGGTIHSLFQTSFIFRLPFCGPNRVDYFFCDIPAVLRLVCADTTINELVTFVDIGFLALTCFMLILTSYGYIVAAILRIRSADGRRNAFSTCAAHLTVVIVYYVPCTFIYLRPGSQEPLDGVVAVFYTVITPLLNPIIYTLRNKEMKAALRRLGGLREVHP